A genomic region of Gigantopelta aegis isolate Gae_Host unplaced genomic scaffold, Gae_host_genome ctg3842_pilon_pilon, whole genome shotgun sequence contains the following coding sequences:
- the LOC121392459 gene encoding LOW QUALITY PROTEIN: repressor of RNA polymerase III transcription MAF1 homolog (The sequence of the model RefSeq protein was modified relative to this genomic sequence to represent the inferred CDS: deleted 4 bases in 3 codons): MKLLENAKTNSISSALSIDTGHCRINGRVESYSVKCKTLFYLKSTLNASFYPDYDFSDAKSDEFSREPSIQWVMDAVRSNLSPAYGEVFGVLESQLWAAIDEEIQLKDSDIYSYNADLESDPYGEEGSLWSFNYFFYI; this comes from the exons ATGAAGCTATTGGAGAATGCTAAAACT AACAGTATTAGTAGTGCATTGAGTATCGATACTGGTCACTGCCGTATCAATGGACG AGTTGAGAGTTATTCTGTAAAATG taaaacattgttttatctAAAGTCCACTCTTAATGCTTCGTTTTATCCTGATTATGACTTCTCTGATGCCAAATCAGATGAG TTTAGTCGTGAACCGTCTATCCAGTGGGTCATGGATGCTGTGCGATCAAATTTATCACCAGCTTAT GGTGAAGTATTTGGTGTACTGGAGTCACAGCTATGGGCAGCCATTGATGAAGAAATACAACTCAAAGATAGCGATATATACAG TTATAATGCTGATCTTGAATCAGATCCATATGGTGAGGAAGGTAGCCTGTGGTCATTTAACTATTTCTTCTACATATAA